The following is a genomic window from Candidatus Aminicenantes bacterium.
CTGCGACTGGTGCGCCGTCTTCCGATCCTGCCGGTACTGGACGGAGGAAAAGATCCTGTGGCACTGATCTCTCTGGGCAGCGTATGCCTGGCCACGGAAAGAATTCTTTGTGAAGAATCCCCGGGAGAATGGAACCTCCACCACCCCCAAGTGGTGTCGATGCTGGAGATACTGCAGACCATGCGCCGGGTGATGCAGACACGCTGCCTGTTCGTTCCTTTTCCCTCTTTTATCCCCCTGTCACTGTTGCGTCTGACCCGGTTTCTGGGAATCCGGCTCCCCCTTTCCGCAGACAGTATCGCCGCCATGAGGGAAAACCGCCATATCCGGCGCCCATCTCATCTGCCCCGGTTGGGAATCGAGGACCCGCCCCTGGAAGAGCAGATTCGTCGACTCGCAGCCAAGGCATCACAATGATTGCGCCACGCATGTTGTCAGAAAACCCCGGGCGGATTTCACGACTGCTTCTAACCATCCTGTTGCTGGGAATTCTGCTTCGCATTTTGTTCCCAATGGCTGACCCTCCCCGCAACCTCACCATCAGTGGAGCTCCGGTCGGTGATCCCGGCCAACACAGTTACGGCGCCCGCAACCGCATCCTGTTCGGGCAATGGTCATTTGATGAGTGGAAACCCCACCTGGGTTCGCCCCTCATCTCCATGGCCGTGAATTGGATGACTTTTCGCCTCTTCGGCATCGGGTTCGCCGCTCACAAAGCCATTCCCATCTTTTTTTCCATCGCGTCTCTGCTGGCCTTCCTGCTGCTGGTTTACCGCCGCCTCCCCGCGAAAACGGCAACGGGCGCCGTTCTTTTTGTTGCCTGCAGTTTTCCCCTGCTGATGTACGCGCACGTGGGCAACCGCTATATGCCCATGATCTTTTTTTTCCTTCTCTCCATCCATTTCTTTGTTCTGGGCGCGGAAACGGGACGTTCCCGTGACATGGTTTTTGCCGCCCTGTTCTTTATTTTGAGTTATGCCTCCCAGAACCATATTCTCTATATGACCGGAGTGCTTATATTCCTGAGCGGATTCTGGTTGATTCGGCGCCGAATCAAATGGCGTTCCATGCTCGCTTTCTGGGGAGTCCTGGCCGCCGGCATGGCAGCCTGGTACCTAGCGGTCTTTCTTCCCAACCAGGATTTTTTCGCCCATTTCGTCGGCCATAACCGCTTGATCCGCTACATCCGCAATACTCCCCAACTCCTGGCCAACATCCGTGACAATCCGTTTGCCCTGCAATTCCGCAATGACGCGCCGGTTTTGCTGTTGGCAATTCTGGGTGTCGGTACCGCCGCGGCATTGTGGATCAGAAAGCGCAAGCTTCCCGCCCTGATTGAAACCGCCGTTATCTGGCTGATCCTTTCCGCCGGTTTCCACTCCATCTGGAGTTACCGTCCCACCCGATTTTACCTGGCAATCATTTTCCCCGCTGCCGTTATCGCCGCCTGGTTTCTGCAACAATGGGTGGATCGGAAGCGCGCCAAGGCGGCATTGCCTGAATTGGCCGCCGTTGCGATGGCCACCGGAATCGCGCTGATCGTTTGCGGAGCCGTCATTTATGCCCGCTTTGCGGCTCACCGTGTACAGACCCAACCCTGGATGGCATGCGTCTTTGCTTTTGTTTTCCTGATTCTGGCCGCTTTGCTGTGGGCGCCAAGAAAATGGCGGGAACGGGCGGCGGCGGCATTTCTAATGCTTGCGTTCGCCGTCAACCTCGTTACTTACATTCAGTGGGCTTCGCAACGGGAGTACCGCATTATTGAAACCGCTGATGTTCTGACAAAAGTGTTGCCGCCAAGCCGTATCGCCGGCAATTGGGCATCTATTCTCTCGCTGGGCGGCCCCCATCAGACCCACCTGCTTTCCGGTGAGATGGGAATCAACTGGCACCGAGACTTTCTCTTTACCCATCAGGTGGAATACCTGTTACTGACCCAGGCGGGATTCGCCAAAGAATACCGTGAGTACCTGCGCTTTTTCCCTTTACAGATGGCTGCAGCCAGACTCATGGCCCGCTTCCCGATCTATTCGGCTGAAGTCCAGTTATGGGAATTGTCACCGCCGAAGGAAACTGCGCGAGGGGTCGAAATGGAATCCCTAACCCGCCGGCCCGGGCATGTGCGCGCTGACCCCAACGCCCGCCAAAAAATGGCTTTATGGCTGCCGCCCCACACCTCCTGCACGATTCAGTGGGCCCCTGACCCCGATCACCTGCGACCGGGAAACCTGGATCTGCGCGCACGGGGTACATTCCGCATGCATATCACCATTCGAGAAGCCCGGGAAGCAATCCGTCGCAACCTGGTTTTGTGGAACAGTACGCGTTACACTTGGCGAACAGTGACAAACCGCGGCCTCGCATCGGGCCAGACAATGGAAATGCACATCACAACCGGAACCGGGGGCGCATGGCTGGATCGCATGCAAACAGCCACGTCATCCCCGTAGAACCGGATTTTCTCTACATCAAGAAAGCAATCTGTTTTCTGCCGGGTCAGTGACGGGCGCGGAAACTGAACGTGCGCCAGGGACTCCAGGGCGTAAAGGTACGTGGATCTTTAACGCCGCGAACCCGCCAGCGTCCGAGGCGATCTGCGGGGAATTTGAAATGGTACTCGTTGTCCCGGATCACCTCATCCACCAGCAGGGTGTTATTCCGCATTGCGGACTGCCATTGTTCGGGACGGGGATGATAGATATCCACCTGGATCTGGTACCTGCGAAACGCGGGATTGGTGCTGTGCATCCACGTAAAAGTCATATTGCGTGGGTAATGACGCAGGACTACTTCGTTTTTGGGTGTCAAAAGAACCGGACGAAATTGGGGGGTCGGTTTGGTTTCGACGTGTGAACCGGCGACTCCCTGTTGACCGCTGACGGTTTTTCCCTGGGCTGCAGAAGCTGATCCACCATAATGCAGCACCCACCAGGGAGATTCGTAGCGAACACCCCGGGGGCCGATCCCCACTACCTGCCAGCGCAAATCGGAAGGTCGATTGTAGGTGACGGTGATATGGTCTCCCGTAAGATTGGGCCGCGTCAGGGTGGTTTTCCATGCCCCGCCGTCCTCAACCTGCAATACAAAAGTGTAGTTCAGCACTCCGGCGGTTTTCTGCCAGCGAAAAACGATCTCCACGGGAATGGAACTGATATAACCGTCATTCCCGGGACTGATCAACGCGATGGCGCCCGCGGGGACCTTATCGGGATCCAGCCTTGGAATCTGGGCCGATAACCCGATAGACAAGAAAACAATCACACTCATTATCAACGCTTTTTTCATTTGCAAGCCTCCTCACTCTTGATTCAATACGGGAACACGGATTTGCCTCTACGTCCCACAAAGGTAATATACAACGAAACGACCCAAAATCTCAATGTTTTCCATTCCGGAAAAACTCATTGATCGCGTCTTTGCGATCCGGATGGGAAAAAGATTCATGCATCTGGGGGGCACTTTCATTCCCCTGGTCGTCCACAGCCGCCACCTGGTATTCAAAATCGCCGCGCGCTTCTTCCCCCAGATGACGGTCAAGCCAGGAAAAGGTGTTCGCCGCTACGGATTTGATCAGCGAAAATTCTCCGCCCCGCGTACGCCGGTAAATGTGAAAACGTGTCACATTAATCCCGTAATGGCGGTTCAAGGGGTTTTCCTGCCAGGAAACCTCGTACAGGTACTCAAGCGAAAAGAGATTCCTGTTCTCGCGAAAAGCATAAGATACATTCACGGGCGGATAAACCCGTAAAACCTGCAAAGTGCGGACAGCAAGGGCGTTGATGCCGTAATTGTCCACCACCTCCAGGGTAACCGTGTAATTACCCGCCTCTTCATAGACGTGGTCCTGAGTCAGACCGCGCGCCGAAGAGTTGTCTCCAAAATCCCAGGAATAGGACAAGATTTTGCCGTCCGGGTCGTACGATGCCGAGGCGTCAAAATGGACTTCCAGCGGCGCCACTCCCACTTCCGGGGTCATGACGAAACGTGCCACCGGTGGATCGGAAACCGCAACAACTGTTGCCGCGCTACCGGTCAGACCATCGTTATCCGTTACCTGCAAAACCACCCGGTACTCTCCGCGTTGAAGGTATTTATGGGTGGATCTAATGCCCACTCCCGTAGTTCCATCGCCGAAATCCCAATTGTAAGCGGTGATGCTCCCGTCTTCATCACTGCTGGCGGACGCATCAAAACGAACGGTCAGGGGCGGAGGCCCCGCGGCCGGGTCCGGAGTGAACGCGGCTACCGGGGCCAAATAACTGGTGCCACCGCCACCGCTCTCCACCCGGGTGTAAAACACGTCACCATGGTTTACGGCTTCATCCCACCATACGATATGCACAAACCCCAGATTGTCCGGGCGTGAAACGGGCGTGCGGCATTCCACGCCGTCGGAAACATAGCCGGGCTTGCTCCAATCTCCCTGGGCCGTCGCACTGGCATAAACGATGTTGTGGTTACCGTTTATCGTCTGTCGCCAACTGGCATGCAGCACATCCTGCGCGTCCATCTCCAGGAAAACAAAATCCCTTTGGTGACCCGCCGCTCCGGGAACCGGAACCGGTTGTGTCCAGCTTCCATCCTCTAGTCGCCGGGTATAATAGGGGGCGCGTCGCAATGTCGAGTACATGATGTGAGCCAGTCCGTTGGAATCTACTGCGATTCCCGGCCACCACCCGCTGTCACGACCGCTCACCACCACCGGTGATTCCCAACCGCTTCCACTGGAACGGGCATAGGCGATTATCCAACTCCCCTCCTCACCATCCATCCAGCAGGCATGGCTGGTATTTGCCTGTACCGCCAGCGAGGGATGAATGGAAATGGTCTCCGGGGTGAAGGACACAGTGGCGACCCCTCCGCTCCACCCTTTTGGATTGCGTTTGCCCACGATGTTGTAATGGGAGTTGTTGAATGGATACAGTTCGGAACACCAGATTACACTGGATGTTCCATTGTTTTCCACGCCGATACGCGGCCAGCAGGAATTCCATGTGCTGGCGTGGATCCGGGTTCCACCGCTCCAGGATCCGTTTAACCAGGTGGCATGATAAATTTCCCGATTGCTCCTGGAAATGCCCTCCATCCAGGTCATATGGATTACACCACCCGGACCGATCGCCAGGTTCGGAAACTGGGAATGCATGGAAGATCCGAACGCCCGCACTTTCCCGCCCCATTTTCCGCCGGAATAGATTCGGGAAAATATGTTGAAAATGCCGCCTTCCTTTTCACTCCAGACAACCATTACTTTTTCATTAAAAGGTTGAACGTATGGGTACTCGCATTCACTGTAAGTTGAAGATACGTTGGTTATGGCTGCATGCGCCGCCAGCGCCATTACCCATACCATTGATATAACAGCAAAATGTCTGGAGAACCTTGACATGTCACCTCATGCTTACCACGAGCCAGGCCCCCAAGTCAACCTGAGTCCGAATTGACTTCTCATCACCTCGATGCTAGGATAATGCCGATCTGCTCGAGGAGGTAATGACGTGACTTTTCTTTCCCGCAATATCATTTCCACTATCCTTGTTGTTGTATGTTGCTCTGCTCTCGCAGCCCATGCCAAGGATCACGCAGAACTGAAAGATTCCGCCTGGCGACACGGACAGATTGATCTTCCCCAAGGCCGCTTCATGTGGAAGATGGGCCTGCAACGCGTGGAAATTGCGGATGATTCCGGTCGCTGCGTTTTTGCGGCCGAAGATCTCGATCAAGACTCTCTGGCGCTTTCTTGCGGGCACGCCGCCGACCTGGGTTTCACTGCTTTTTTTGTCCGCACGGAGCCGCATACCGGTTTGCGCCGGCTCAAATTGATATCCAGCCGACAGGGGCCCATGGATCACATTTTGTATCCGGCTAACATATTTAGCCCGGTTCTCGCCACAGATCACGGCAAGGTGGTTTTCGCGGTAACGGAAAATTTTGAAATTGTTGCCTGGGAATTGGAAACCGGGCGCCTTATCTGGAAAAAAGTTTTTGAAACCCCTGTGGTTTTCCCCGAACTGACCCGGATTCAAGGTCATGAAGCCTTGCAGTTTTTTCGCTTTCAAAACGGCCGTTACCGCCGTTACCACTTCTTTACCGGCCCCACCCTGCCTCCGGAAATCATCTGCGATCCCGTGACGAAATCCCCTGAACCGAAAACCCTCGTTCCCGACACGACAGGACCGGATCCGAATCGCATCCTGGCTTTTGGAGACAGTATCACATACGGATACGTAAACAAAACTCCCGCGCCTGATCTGGGATACGTACCCCGGCTTACGGATTTGCTGCACCCCGAATATATGGATATCGTGTTGATCAATGCCGGGAATCCGGGGGAAACAACATTAAGAGCCATGGATCGCTACGATTGGGTGCTGAGTAACAGCAATGCTGCATATCTGCTGTTTCACCAGGGCATCAACGACACAATCCACCCGGGAACAATCCCCGTTTCCACCACCCTGTTCAATATCAGCACCATTATGCGGCGCGCCCTGGAGCTGGACATGCAGCCTGTACTCTCAACGATTATCCCCCGTGACCCCTCTCATTGGTCCGGAACCGGTATTTACCGAACGCGGGCCAAAGCCATCCGCGAAGGCATTCTGCTTCTCGCCGCGGATATGTCCCTGCCCGCGATCGATTTCTGGACGATGTTTGAGAATTATCCCCTGAATAATGGCGGCTACCTGTCACTCATGTCCGACTACGTTCACCCTTCCGAAAAGGGTTACCAACTGATGGCGGAACACTGGCACCAGACCCTGCTGGATATCCCGCCGGGCACGCCCGACGATCTCTCCGTGACCGCAGCCACGCCCTGGCGGATCACCGTGACTTGGCAGCCGCGCCCGGAATTCGATATGGCAGATTACATCGTTCTGTATGGCAATTCAGCGCAAAACCTGGACAACCAGGTTGTCGTGACGCGGCCTCAAACCACCCTGTTGCGCCCACCGTTTCAAACCGGATTGCAAAGAGAGCGCTGGGTCCAGGTGTTTGCCCGGGATCGCTACGGCAATACCGGGGCGGGATCTGCGATCACCCGAATCAGTTTCCCGTTATCAGCCACAAGTGCAAAAGAAGTGACAAATCAAAAGGAAATCCCTATAGTAAAACGGATGCCGCTCAAGCGTGACGACAAAGCGGATGCGTTGCGATAGAGCCGTTCATCAGCGACCACCTCACCCAGATCCCAGTATTCGACCCAGCCGCGACCGTACGGATTCCATTCATAGCGCATCAGCTTTCCCTCAAGGGATCCTTGCAACTGGTTCCCCATGTTGTCGGATTCAAGCGTATTTTTGCTTCCGTTCCAATTGCTGATCCCGGAAAACCGCACTTCCAGGCGGAAAAGCAAGCATGCATGCCCACCCAGAGGATAGCGATAAGCCCCTCCGAGATAGGCTAGGGCACCGGTTCCCGTGGCTGTGATCTCCTCAGTCAAATTGCCACTGTACACCGCGGCAGTGTTTTCGACGCTGAAGGTATGGGACAGGCGTCCCCATTGCACACCCCCTCCGGCGAAAATGGAAAATCTCCCCATCATGTGTTCTACTTCCAGAGAAGGAGATATGAACTGGATTCGGTTGCGCACGTTGAGTGCAAATTGCTCTCCTGACCCGGTTGGATAACGCAGGATAAAAGTTTTGTCTCCGGTTGCGCCGCCAACAGAAAAACCCAGCCCGGCTTTAACGCTCCAGTAATTATCCAGGCGGTAGGTAACCGCTGCACGCAGGGGAAGGCCCACGATGTTTTCCCGCAAACGGCCATCTTCCTCAAGCGAAGCGCCGGCACCCTCCGCGTACTGACGCATCAAATCATCCGTGCCCGTACTTTTTATCGGCAGGAATTGGGGACGATCCAATCCCACGCCCAGCGACAACTCAAAATAGAACTGCTTCAGCGCCAGAATCCGGCTGACTCGTTGCGCAGTACTGGCGGCGACAAGACTTGAACTCATGCACAATACCATCAGCATGGAGCAACCAATGCGTTTCATGTAGACCTCACTGGAGTTGCATTTTTTCTTTACGATTACCTGGTTGAACCTTTCCTTTTCCAGGTCTGCCGCAGACGCGACACCACGTACGCCAGGAAAAACACACCATAGGCGTAAAGATTGCGAAAACTGGAAATGGATTGAACCGCTCGCACCCATTTGCGCCGCGAGAACCCCTTTCTGCTGGCAGCGGTATAACCCATGACCAAGCGGGCGATCTGCCACCAGGTCAATCGATCTTTAAACAGAGGGACCTCACCTTGGGCTGCGGGCAGGGTGACGACTCTGCGCATATCCCGGCGATTCGACCAGCGGAAATCCCGGGGCATAATGCCTCTTTCACGCGCGATACCCTCAAGGGGTGTGCCCGGGTAAATGTGAAGTATGGCTGTTGAGATATCCACTTGCGAATGCATGTCCCGCATGCGGTCCATTATGCGCAGAGTCTCTTGGGCCTCAGACCAGGTTTCCGTATAATGAGAAAAGATGAAAAAAGGTCCGGGAACAAAATCCAGCTCCTTTGCCCAGCGCACAAAATCAAAAGCCCGTTCAATATCGAAATGCTTGTTTACCACATCCTGTCTTACCCGCGAAGCCCCGGCTTCCACCCCGAAATAACCCCTTTCCAGTCCCGCGCGACGCATTTTCTCTAAAAGCGGACGATCCACCACATCAATGCGGAATTCATTGGCGAAGCGGATATCCAACCTGCGCTCAATGATCATGTCCATGATACGGTGGAGGCGTTCGGGGTTGTAGTTCAGCGTATCGTCATAAAACCAGATGAACTCGGCTCCATAATGCTCAATCAGCCATTCGATCTCCTGGATCACCCTCTCTGGAGAATGCCCGCGAACGCTCCGACCCCAATTGATCGGAGTCGCACAGAAATAACAGTTAAACGGGCAGCCCCGCGAAGTCATAATGTTCTGCGCGCGGCGTTCGCGTCCATCCCGGGTCGTTACAAAGAAACGGTAGCGCTCCATGGGGATGAGCTGCCTGGCCGGGAACGGCAGTACGTCCAGGTCGCTGATCATGGCTCTGCGCCCGGTAAATCGGACGCCGTCGTTTTCGCGGACATATAAGCCGGGAACCGTAAGCAGCGAAGCTTTCGCTTCCAACGCACGGAGCATTTCAGGCAAGGTGGCTTCGCCTTCTCCGATTACCAGGGCATCCGCGCTGGAGATATCCAGCAGGGTTTGTTCACCCGCCATCGAGATATGCGGTCCACCCAGAACAGTAAAAATCCCTGGGTCCACGCTCTTGGCCAGGTGAACCAGGTGAAAACTATCGAAACGGTTCTCGGTGGTGGTGGTTACCCCCACCACATCGGGTTTGAACTCACCAATTCTGTTACAAACATCCTCCCAGGAAAAACCCAATACGTCTGCAGGAACCACATCCACGTCATGGCCTTGGATTTCCAGAACAGCCGCCAGATAGAGAACCCCCAGAGGAGGCATGGAACTGCCCTCTGACCAACGCTGCGCAATGTAGCCCTGAGGAGGAACAAAAAGTTGTACTTTCATGGACCCTGTCATCCCCAAACGGGAAGGAAACCACGGCAATCCAACTGGATTCGAGAGAGACGAATATATCACCCCCCAGGTAGAAAAGCAAATGAGCAATGGACAAAAGCCTTTGAATTTTCCAACCAGCTGTGCTATCTAAAAGCCATGAAAAAACTCTTGACCGCATTGTTCATACTTGGCCTTGCAACCGGGCTCAGCAGCAGTGATGCTTGTTTTACCGTCCTGGCCGGCAAGAACGCCACCGATTCCGGATGTGTCATCCTGGCACACAATGAGGACGACCGGGGTGACTCCCTGTTTGTCAACTTGTATCATGTGCCTCCGCGCCAAAACTCAATTCCTCCGCCATACCGTTTACGCAACGGCGGAACCTTGGCGGCGCCGTCCCGCACAGCCGGATTCTACTGGATCGAGATACCGGAAATCGCTTACGCCGACACATACATCAATTCCTATGGTGTTGCCATAGTCTCCAACTCCTCTCCGTCAAAAGAAAGCAGTGCCGGTTTGCAAGACGGCGGCATCGGTTTCATGCTGCGCCGCATCCTGGCCGAACAGGCCGGCAGCGCCAGGCAGGCCGTTCTCCTGGCCGGAAGTCTGGTGGAACGATTCGGGTATTCCGATTCGGGACGCACATTGTGTATTGCGGATCAGCAGGAGGCCTGGGTCTTGCACCTGATTCGCGGACGACGCTGGATCGCACGGAGAGTGCCCGATGATCAAGTGGCGGTTGTTCCCAACGCATATACCATTAGGAAGATCGACCTCAGTGACAGGGATCAGTTCCTCGGATCCAAAGATCTGGCCGCATACGCGGCAAAGCAGGGATGGTATTCGCCCCGTGAGGCCGAAAGCGGGTTTGACTTCGCCACGACATACTCCCGAATTCCTATCGACCGCAACCGGGGTAACTACCTGCGCCAACGCCGTGCCATTCAACTGTTGGGAGGCGACACGAAAAGCGAAGAGACGGAATACCCTTTTGCTTTCACTCCCCGGAAAAAAATTCGCTTACAGGAGCTGTTTTCCCTGCTTCGCGATCACTACGAAGATACGCCTTGGGACCTTACAGACGGGTACCGCCGCGGATCCCCGAATCGCACCAAGAACCGGACCATCTGTACAGAATCCACCCAATATTCGATTGTTGTTGAATTGGGACGCATTCTCTCTTTTACGGACTCCGCACCCGATGTACTTCGCAACCGCATCTGGCTGGCTTTGCGTCGCCCGGACTCCAATGCGTTCGCTCCCTGGTATCCAAACATCGCCGTTCCCGACACCCACGCTTTCCGGCCGGTCGGGACGGCACTGGCCACTCACTTCAACCCCGGTAACAAGCCGGACGCACTTGATTTCAGTCATCCCTATCGCGTTTACGCCCACTTGTCCAGACTGGTGGACCAGGATTACCGCTCGCGAATCCGGCCTGTGCGCCGGGAGTGGAAAAATTACGAAGACTACGCACTCAAGAATCTGCGCAAAAAAGAAAAGGAATTTGTGTACATCCACCGTATCGACCCCGCCCTGGCGCGGCGGATGATAGCCAATTATTTGCAACGTTTGGAGTACCTCAGATGGTTCCAGGCGTTGGAACTGATCCGTGGCTTTCAAGATTAAGGCTGACCCAAACGCTTCAGGAATCGGCCGAAACGCAGCAAGTTCCTTCTCTGGTCAGCGGATTGGTTGATCTCATTGTCCGCGATAGACAGGCGATGAAACGCCCGGTGATACACGTCACAGCGATCACGAATCCACTGCTGCAGGGGGGAATGCGGATGGTTCGCCTCGGCTTCCCAGGTAGAGAAAACCACGACAAATCGATTGCCAAGCGGATTGTACCAAATGCAGCGGGGAGAGAGTATGGAGCGCTGAGTTTCGGTAGTGGCCATGCGAAAAGATATCAGTTCAATGTCACCCGCATCACTGGCGACCAGCTCATTCAACCATTTCGGCAATGAGCCGGAGGTAGTTTCAGGGATAATGCTGTATTCCTGCCCCAGGAAACGGTATACCGGCTGGCGCAAATCGGCATACACCCCGCGATCCTTTCCCCAGATCCCATCATCTTCAACCCATTCCACAACAAACGTGCGCACCTGGCAAGAAAAATCCGCCCATTGACGCAAACGCGTGATCCAACGGCCGGGGCTTAAATCCCGGAAACGATCCAGGTGGCGAACCAATTCCAAGCCGGGATGGGCATACGGGTAGATGTCTGTCCGTTCCAGCCAGATGCGAAAAACCGTCAAAGCAGGAAATGCCTCCGCGTCTGAATGGATTTCCCAATCCACGGTGCTGAAAATCGGCGCGGAAAGAATGGTGAGCAAACGTTCGATTGAAGTTTCACGCAACTGGTTTAAGCCATCGGAGTGCTCCAGTTTCAGCATGAATAGCGCCAAGTATAGACGAAAAACATTTTCTTTAGAAACAAATTCCGGCACAGCAAGAACACGGGGGTCCCCCAGTTCAAACATTCCAATGTCACGAGAGCGCTGCAGCCAACTCCGCAACGCTTCCCGACCGGATTGAGTCCGCCCCAGTTGCTCGACCTGGTTTAGATGGCGGGTCAGGGCCGCGGCCGGATCGGTTTCCAGACTCGTCGAATCGCGCAAAGATTCCTGAAAACCCTTTTCCAGGAGCGTTGCGAGCCGATCACCGTAGTTTCCCTCATCACCGCTCTCAATGGCACCCGGAACATCTCCGGCTGGATGCGCCGGCACGGAATGATTCTCTTGCGAACGCGATCCCGGCAGAAACAAGTACAAAAGAAACGCCAGGGTCAACGCAAACATCCCCCAGAACAACACGGTATCCCTTTTTTGCTTGCTTCTTAATATCGGCGTCACACTAATAACCTCTTGTCACTTTATGCCCCGTACCAGTATAATCCACAACCTGCAGAAGGACAATCCCGAAATTGACAACCCCGGCACCATCCGGTAATGTGGAAAAATGAAAATATCCGTGGCCATCATCGCATTGAACGAAGAGGATCGCATCGCGGATGCGCTGAAAAGTTGCCGATCCGTGGCCGATGAATGCCTGGTCGTGGATTCAGGTTCCACGGACGATACAGGCTCGGTGGCCCGGGCATTGGGGGCACGTGTCATCCAACACCCTTTCCGGGACTACGGTTCGCAGAAAAATGTCGCGCGCAGACTCTGCCGGCATGAGTGGGTATTGAATCTGGACGCGGATGAACGCATATCTCCTGAGCTGGCCCGGGCATTGCTTACACTCAAACAACACCCGCCCCGGGACCATATCGCTGCATTCCGCATCCGCCGCAAAACCGCCTACCTGGGACGTTGGATCCATCACGGCGGCTGGTACCCCGACCGGAAAATTCGCCTGTTTCGCCGCGATCGCGCCATCTGGATCGGCCGGGTTCACGAACGTCTGGATGTGGACGGATCCGTGGATTCATTGCCCGGCCATATTCTGCATTTCACGTACCGCGATATGGCCGACCACATATCACGGCTGAATCGATACTCCACCATACAGGCGGAAGAC
Proteins encoded in this region:
- a CDS encoding PKD domain-containing protein, which translates into the protein MSRFSRHFAVISMVWVMALAAHAAITNVSSTYSECEYPYVQPFNEKVMVVWSEKEGGIFNIFSRIYSGGKWGGKVRAFGSSMHSQFPNLAIGPGGVIHMTWMEGISRSNREIYHATWLNGSWSGGTRIHASTWNSCWPRIGVENNGTSSVIWCSELYPFNNSHYNIVGKRNPKGWSGGVATVSFTPETISIHPSLAVQANTSHACWMDGEEGSWIIAYARSSGSGWESPVVVSGRDSGWWPGIAVDSNGLAHIMYSTLRRAPYYTRRLEDGSWTQPVPVPGAAGHQRDFVFLEMDAQDVLHASWRQTINGNHNIVYASATAQGDWSKPGYVSDGVECRTPVSRPDNLGFVHIVWWDEAVNHGDVFYTRVESGGGGTSYLAPVAAFTPDPAAGPPPLTVRFDASASSDEDGSITAYNWDFGDGTTGVGIRSTHKYLQRGEYRVVLQVTDNDGLTGSAATVVAVSDPPVARFVMTPEVGVAPLEVHFDASASYDPDGKILSYSWDFGDNSSARGLTQDHVYEEAGNYTVTLEVVDNYGINALAVRTLQVLRVYPPVNVSYAFRENRNLFSLEYLYEVSWQENPLNRHYGINVTRFHIYRRTRGGEFSLIKSVAANTFSWLDRHLGEEARGDFEYQVAAVDDQGNESAPQMHESFSHPDRKDAINEFFRNGKH
- a CDS encoding SGNH/GDSL hydrolase family protein, which encodes MTFLSRNIISTILVVVCCSALAAHAKDHAELKDSAWRHGQIDLPQGRFMWKMGLQRVEIADDSGRCVFAAEDLDQDSLALSCGHAADLGFTAFFVRTEPHTGLRRLKLISSRQGPMDHILYPANIFSPVLATDHGKVVFAVTENFEIVAWELETGRLIWKKVFETPVVFPELTRIQGHEALQFFRFQNGRYRRYHFFTGPTLPPEIICDPVTKSPEPKTLVPDTTGPDPNRILAFGDSITYGYVNKTPAPDLGYVPRLTDLLHPEYMDIVLINAGNPGETTLRAMDRYDWVLSNSNAAYLLFHQGINDTIHPGTIPVSTTLFNISTIMRRALELDMQPVLSTIIPRDPSHWSGTGIYRTRAKAIREGILLLAADMSLPAIDFWTMFENYPLNNGGYLSLMSDYVHPSEKGYQLMAEHWHQTLLDIPPGTPDDLSVTAATPWRITVTWQPRPEFDMADYIVLYGNSAQNLDNQVVVTRPQTTLLRPPFQTGLQRERWVQVFARDRYGNTGAGSAITRISFPLSATSAKEVTNQKEIPIVKRMPLKRDDKADALR
- a CDS encoding B12-binding domain-containing radical SAM protein; this translates as MTGSMKVQLFVPPQGYIAQRWSEGSSMPPLGVLYLAAVLEIQGHDVDVVPADVLGFSWEDVCNRIGEFKPDVVGVTTTTENRFDSFHLVHLAKSVDPGIFTVLGGPHISMAGEQTLLDISSADALVIGEGEATLPEMLRALEAKASLLTVPGLYVRENDGVRFTGRRAMISDLDVLPFPARQLIPMERYRFFVTTRDGRERRAQNIMTSRGCPFNCYFCATPINWGRSVRGHSPERVIQEIEWLIEHYGAEFIWFYDDTLNYNPERLHRIMDMIIERRLDIRFANEFRIDVVDRPLLEKMRRAGLERGYFGVEAGASRVRQDVVNKHFDIERAFDFVRWAKELDFVPGPFFIFSHYTETWSEAQETLRIMDRMRDMHSQVDISTAILHIYPGTPLEGIARERGIMPRDFRWSNRRDMRRVVTLPAAQGEVPLFKDRLTWWQIARLVMGYTAASRKGFSRRKWVRAVQSISSFRNLYAYGVFFLAYVVSRLRQTWKRKGSTR
- a CDS encoding glycosyltransferase family 2 protein, which codes for MKISVAIIALNEEDRIADALKSCRSVADECLVVDSGSTDDTGSVARALGARVIQHPFRDYGSQKNVARRLCRHEWVLNLDADERISPELARALLTLKQHPPRDHIAAFRIRRKTAYLGRWIHHGGWYPDRKIRLFRRDRAIWIGRVHERLDVDGSVDSLPGHILHFTYRDMADHISRLNRYSTIQAEDLAAQGKRFLLLNAFLRPPLTFLRCYVWLGGFRDGFPGLVIALLSAWNSGIKFLKARSLRAPLPPPPWDLPGH